The genomic window GCCTCCTCATCTCATTAAATTCAGGGCCCTCTCCTGCAACTACAAACTCACACTTGTCATCCGACCGGCGCACTGCCTCTGCAACCCGCACAAAATCAAGGGGGCCCTTTTCCCTGCTTATCCTCCCGACATATCCTATGACAAAGGCCCCGGGGTCCTTCAACGGCAGAGCGGCAGTGTCACGGACAGAATGGGGATGCCATTCATCAGTGTCTATAGCATTATAAATCAATGTTGTCCTTGATATTCCACAACCTCTTGCAATCCGTTCCACATTCATTGAGACAGCTATCACAGCAGAAAATCTCCTGAGCGCCCACTTATCCAGTCTGTTGTAAAAGGCGCTTCTTCTCGTTCTGTATGTCCATCCATGCACAGTAGAGACGAGTTTCATTTTAGGGAAGCGGAGCTTCAGCAGAAAGCCGAAAAAATCCGTTTTAGGGTCATGGCAGTGAAGTATCCGCACGTTGTATCTCTTGATAATCCTGCCGATCCCGAACAACTGTTCAGGATCGATAAAACGTCTCCCCGGCAGCTCAAAAAAATGCAATCCCTCATCGACAGCTCTCTGAGATATTGCCGATATATCCTCATCCTTCTTTCGCAGATAGGCTATTAAATACAGAAACCGTCCTGTATCAATTAAGCCCCCCGTTTTCAAAATAGTCTTCTCCGGCCCTCCCCCGCTGCCTGAGGATGCCCTCAAGTGTAACACCACAATCCTGTCCGTCATCATGGTTTAGGCAATAGCTGTTTTCTTTCTATATACTCGAATCCATGAATTTTTCATACCACATTTCCCATACCAGCACCTCAAATATTATTGTTGAATAATCACCTGCTCCCGACAACTGCCGATTGACAATACTTTCAATAAACAATGGATTAAAGATCCCCTCACCCTTAATTCTTGAGTCGGAGAGATACTCATTGACAAAAGAAACCATATCCTTTGCAAACCAGTCGCCTAAAGGGACATTAAAACCATGTTTCTTCCTATAAAGAATTTCCCGGGGAAGATAGTCCTCCATAGCCTTTCTTAAAATCTGCTTCTCTCCCATCTCTCCGTATTTAAGCCTTCCGGGTATTCCAAGGGCAAATTCAACCAGCCTGTGATCCAGGAAGGGAACGCGTGCTTCAACTCCAAAGGCCATACTGATCTTATCAAGCTTGGCAAGCATTTCATCAACAAGGGTGGTCTTGACGTCTGTAAACAGACGCCTGTTCAGATCGTCGGAATTCTGCCATGCAGCATAGTGTTCACTGAAGTAGCTTAAAGCCTCCTCATGAGCCGTCAGTAGATTTTCGTTATAGAACTCCGCATTAAAAATTGCGGGGAGATAGTAAGGACTCGTATAACATACCTTATCAAAATAGCATGCATCATCCGGTGAGAAGATATTAATCAATCTCCTTATCCATTTAATTGCCTCATTATTCAGAAAAAGATGCTT from bacterium BMS3Abin08 includes these protein-coding regions:
- a CDS encoding glycogen synthase — encoded protein: MMTDRIVVLHLRASSGSGGGPEKTILKTGGLIDTGRFLYLIAYLRKKDEDISAISQRAVDEGLHFFELPGRRFIDPEQLFGIGRIIKRYNVRILHCHDPKTDFFGFLLKLRFPKMKLVSTVHGWTYRTRRSAFYNRLDKWALRRFSAVIAVSMNVERIARGCGISRTTLIYNAIDTDEWHPHSVRDTAALPLKDPGAFVIGYVGRISREKGPLDFVRVAEAVRRSDDKCEFVVAGEGPEFNEMRRLAEELRVVPFIHFLGQVSAADILSVFQRVDLLLSTSYTEGLPNNILEALSMGVPVVATRVGGVSEVINHNYNGLLTDAGDIDLMAEYVLSLKEDQRLTAKLIENGLITVREKFSFQERVKKIEKLYDTLLKRPIERPDSSCAGRSGAKKDNP